The following DNA comes from Pristiophorus japonicus isolate sPriJap1 unplaced genomic scaffold, sPriJap1.hap1 HAP1_SCAFFOLD_637, whole genome shotgun sequence.
gaattccacaggttaacaactcttgagtgaagaagtttctcctcatctcagtcctaaatggcttaccccttatccgtatgaGAGTTTTCAGTTCCCAGTatctgcattacggttctctgctcacacATACACGCTTCCTGTTAACAGCGAAttgtcactcaacaattgtataaataccgctACCGGTTCTTTAAATATTCTTTAATCTGTCTGAAAACTAGAGAGTCGTCGGTGATGAATTAATGTAGTaataaaagggcctagtttaattctggtctggtgTGAGATAAGTTTGAATGCTGGTTCTGTTCTCGGGAGCTCCGGCCGTTCCCGGGCTGTGTATTTCTCTGCTAAGCCGGTCAGTTTAGACCGCACTGCATCAGCGAGCGATGTACACACACAGGACCCGGGTCAATTGCAGTCCTTCCCAGATCTGCCTGCCCCCATTCTCCGACAACGCCgaatggggaaatctgtgctcTGCCCCGGGGAACTCGAGGTCAGAGCGACGCAAAGCCGATGTCAGTTTCTGAAAATATTAAAGGGCTCATTAATTAATCGTCAATAACTCCCATGTGAAGGGAGCTGGTATATGAACACACGATCAGTAATCAGTCCACCGCACTCTGCCCGTCCctacaatgggttaatgaacaCGAAGCTTTGGTTACAAGAGATCGtagctctttcctttgctgatttggtggctctgagaagagccgttgttgcacttggtgccgaagcttcgagccgaggcagggggagtctaggcgcgctccccgcggatgcggcgagccagctggatgtctttgggcatgatggtgactcgcttggcgtggatggcgcacaggttggtgtcctcaaagagccccaccaggtaagcctcgctggcctcctgcagggccatgacggccgagctctggaagcgcaggtcggtcttgaagtcctgagcgatctcccgcaccaggcgctggaagggcagtttgcggatcagcagctcagtggatttctggtagcggcggatctccctcagagccacggtgccgggtcggtagcgatgaggcttcttcactccgcctgtggccggagcgctcttccgggccgctttggtcgccaactgtttgcgaggagctttccctccggtggatttgcgcgctgtctgcttggtcctggccattttcCTGAACGGATCTCAGCACAATCTGGGACACATAGATTGTTAATGCAGAATGGCCTCTGGGGCCTCCTTTTaaagtgtgtgagggtccgccccggGGATGTGATTGGCGGTCAGGCTCCAGCCAATCAAGTTTGACCCAAGCACCGagagtgaaaatgaagggcggggattactgggccctgattggctgaactgaaactgacagttcgttaatttcaaaaagcccgccaatttcacaggatcaaccaacagagattaaataaaatctaatttcccgccagcaatttaagaatccgctccttataacggcgattgtgccccattataagtcaccaaTCCCATTCTCTGTAACATTCCGGTTTGAATTATGTTCTATTCCCTGATCGGTCTGTACAGGGCGGGAATAAATCCCCGGTCACTGCTTCCTGTAAACACAAAGTCCCGCATCGATCCCGCCAGTGCCATACCATTTAATCGATTCTCACACAGAAACCTCACATGACAGGAATTATGTGAGGAGACTGTGTATCCCGCCCGGTAATTATGACTGTCAGCCGGAGTTTCTGATCTCTCATATTTACAatagttgtaaaatatttaattcccatattcctacagcgactacactctcaaagtacttcattggtgttgagacattggtcgtgaaaggcgctatataaatccaaatctttctttccatTAATTAAACAGCCGAAACCATTTCCCAACCAAACTGTCCGCGCTCCGATCCCCAGGTCgttgctctctctgtgaggcggtgggtggctcttagaagagcctttgtgttgtatTTGGGGGAAAAGGTCGAGTTATTTAGCCGCCGAATCCATAaagagtgcggccctgccgtttcaaagcgtacaccacatccatggcagtgaccgtcttgcgcttagcgtgctcagtgtaggtgaccgcatccctgatcacattctccaagaaaaccttcagcaccccgcgggtctcctcgtagatcaggcccgagatccgcttgacaccgccacggcgagccaggcggcggatggctggtttggtaatgccctggatgttatcacggagcactttacggtgccgcttggctccgcctttacccagtcctttgcctcctttacctcgaccagacatgatgattcttcactcaaacAGCCGCTGAATGAGACGCGAGCTCCTCCCGGCTCTTTTTTATATAGCCggagccgacctgactgagaaagcgcagagtgagagaggcgggaaggggaggagacatagtcaagattgacagacagagcagagagcggcctctgatcttccagctccgcctccagctttctgcagccgCCAATTTCAAAACATTTTCCCACAATAGAACCGAAACAGACTCGGAATTTATATTCAAAGCTTCCAGAAACCAGAAGCTTTTAAATGTCTCGTTAAAATTAGCAATCGcgaatattcccgcctatatacagccccttccctgttaatctccccacacttcctctcacagacgggttcagcagtttacaaacaccttattccagctgatttggagaatgtggtgtttagggtttgagttgtgaggcggggtatctccgccagtatcaccgtctcacagactctcccccttaccatctgtgaaatgacaatgaccaggaactgagactggagccgaacacatccccagttacagtgaggctcgggccggacatcccattctctgtgtgttttattgcagacactgggggaggggtgagtgcagccaATGTCAGCGAGTCACCAGGGATCCTGGCTTCATGTTCAATGTTTTCTGTCTGAAATCTGAGCCCAGCCCCGGGACAGGGGTCATTTGATTCggggatcagctcttttctgaggtgtgggtggctctgagaagagcctttgtgttcaGATGTTTACAAGTTGAATTTTTTATTTACTTTGTGGGCGTTGCTTTCTTGGGTTTTGCTGATTTGGCCTTGGCCCTCGGTTTttccacctttttggccgccttcacctttgcgcccgaggccttcttggggctcttgggcttcGCCGCCGCCGCCTTCTTCCTAGCCGCCGCTTTCGCTGTCTTTTTTACTGTTGGCGCCTTCTTGACCGGAGATTTCTtcgctgctggtttcttggccgaagatttcttggctgctggtttcttggccggagatttcttggctgctggtttcttggctggagttttacatagaaacatagaaaataggtgcaggagtaggccactcggcccctccagcctgcaccgccattcaatgagttcatggctgaacattcaacttcagtaccccattcctgctttctcgccataccccttgatccccctagtagtaaggacctcatctaactcctttttgaatatatttagtgaattggcctcaacaactttctgtggtagagaattccataggttcaccactctctgggtgaagaagttcctccgcatctcggtcctaaatggcttaccccttatccttagactgtgacctctggttctggacttccccaacattgggaacattcttcctgcatctaacctgtctaaccccgtcagaattttaaatgtttctatgaggtcccctctcattcttctgaactccagtgaatacaagcccagttgatccagtctttcttgataggtcagtcccgccatcccaggaatcagtctggtgaaccttcgctgcactccctcaatagcaagaatgtccttcctcaggttaggagaccaaaactgtacacaatactccaggtgtggcctcaccaatgccctgtacaactgtagcaacacctccctgcccctgtactcaaatccccttgctatgaaggccaacatgccatttgctttcttaaccgcctgctgcacctgcatgccaaccttcaatgactgatgtaccatgacacccaggtctctttgcacctccccttttcctaatctgtcaccattcagataatagtctgtctctctgtttttaccaccaaagtggataacctcacatttatccacattatacttcatctgccatgcatttgcccactcacctaacctatccaagtcgctctgcagcctcaccgcatcctcctcgcagcccacactgccacccaacttagtgtcatccgcaaatttggagatactacatttaatcccctcatctaaatcattaatgtacagtgtaaacagctggggccccagcacagaaccttgcggtaccccactagtcactgcctgccattctgaaaactacccatttactcctactctttgcttcctgtctgacaaccagttctcaatccatgtcagtacactacccccaatcccatgtgctctaactttgcacatcaatctcttgtgtgggaccttgtcgaacgccttctgaaagtccaaatataccacatcaactggttctcccttatccactctactggaaacatcctcaaaaaattccagaagatttgtcaagcatgatttccctttcacaaatccatgctgacttggacctatcatgtcacctctttccaaatgcactgctatgacatccttaataattgattccatcattttacccactaccgatgtcaggctgaccggtctataattccctgttttctctctccctccttttttaaaaagtggggttacattggctaccctccactccataggaactgatccagagtcaatggaatgttggaaaatgactgtcaacgcatccactatttccaaggccacctccttaagtactctgggatgcagtccatcaagccctgggaatttatcggccttcaatcccatcaattttcccaacacaatttcccgactaataaggatttccctcagttcctcctccttactagacctcccgaccccttttataaccggaaggttgttcgtgtcctccttcgtgaataccgaaccaaagtacttgttcaattggtccgccattcctttgttccccgttatgacttcccctgattctgactgcaggggacctacgtttgtctttactaacctttttctctttacaaatctatagaaacttttgcaatccgtcttaatgttccctgcaagcttcttctcatactccattttccctgccctaatcaaaccctttgtcctcctctgctgagttctaaatttctcccagtccccagcttcgctgctatttctggccaatttgtatgccacttccttggctttaatactatccctgatttcccttgatagccacggttgagccaccttcccttttttatttttatgccagacaggaatgtacaattgttgtagttcatccatgtggtctctaaatgtctgccattgcccatccacagtcaaccccttaagtatcattcgccaatccatcccagccaattcacgcctcataccttcaaagttagccttctttaaggtctggaccatggtctctgaattaaatgtttcattctccatcccaatgcagaattccatcatattatggtcactcttccccaaagggcctcgcacaacgagattgctaattaatcctctctcattacataacacccagtctaagatggcctcccccctagttggttcctcgacatattggtctaaaaaaccatcccttatgcactccagaaaatcctcctccaccgtattgcttccagtttggttagcccaatctatgtgcatattaaagtcacccattataactgctgcacctttattgcacgcacccctaatttcatgtttgatgccctccccaacatcactactactgtttggaggtctgtacacaactcccactaacgttttttgccctttggtgttctgcagctctacccatatagattccacatcatccaagctaatgtccttcctaactattgccttaatctcctccttaaccagcaatgctaccccacctccttttccttttattctatccttcctgaatgttgaatacccctggatgttgagttcccagccctgaccatcctggagccacgtctccgtaatcccaatcacatcatatttgttaacatctatttgcacagttaattcatccaccttattgcagatactccttgcattaagacacaaagcctttaggcttgtttttttaacaccctctgtccttttagaattttgctgtacaatggccctttttgttctttgccttgggtttctctgccctccatttttcctcatctcctttctgtcttttgtttttgcctcctttttgtttccctctatctccctgcattgtttcccatccccctgccatattagtttaactcctccccaacagcactagcaaacactcccccgaggacattggttccgattctgcccaggtgcagaccgtccggattgtactggtcccacctcccccagaaccggttccaatgccccaggaatttgaatctctccctgctgcaccattgctcaagccacgtattcatctgagctatcctgcaattcctactctgactagcacgtggcactggtagcaatcccgagattactacttttgaggtcctactttttaatttagctcctagctccttaaattcatttcgtaggaactcatccctttttttacctatgtcattggtaccaacatgcaccatgacaactggctgttctccctccctttttagaatgtcctgcacccgctccgagacatccttgacccttgcaccagggaggcaacataccatcctggagtctcggttgcggccgcagaaacgcctatctattccccttacaattgaatcccctatcactatcgctcgcccactctttttcctgccctcctgtgcaacagagccagccacggtgccatgaacttggctgctgctgcctgctcctgatgagtcatccccctcaacagcactcaaagcagtgtatctgttttgcagtgggatgaccacaggggacccctgcactaccttctttgcactactcttcctgcaggtcttccattccctcgctggctgtggacccttctcctgcggtaagaccaactcgctacacgtgatactcacgtcattctcagcatcgtggatgctccagagtgaatccaccttcagctccaactccgcaacgcggaccgtcagtagccggaggtggacacacttcccgcacatgtagtcgtcagggacactggtattgtccccgtgttcccacatggtacaggaggagcatatcacacgaccgagctgtcctgccatgacttaacccttagatacacttaaattgccgacaacaatgttaaaagttactgactaataaagaaaaagaaaaactactcaccaatcagcagccaatcacttaccacattggctgtgacgtcaccttttgatttctttctacttcttttttgacttctctcagctggagctgcacaagtacgtctctctcgacgctccccggactgctaagccttggctgctggtttctttaccttccttcccactttcccctggttttccttcttagcgagtttgaaggagcccgaggcgcccgtacccttggtctgcaccaggaagccatttgtcacattcttcttgatactgaacctgatctgggacccgcgcttctccacatccacgcctttggccgccagagccttctttatcgcggccagagacatccccttgcgatcgctgccatcggccacaaccttgaggatctgttcgcccaacgggggccggctggcttggagcggggagctgccttcttcttcttgctgggagccttggtttgagctgcggcggcaggaggagcggtttcggcggctgcagtgtcagtcatgtcggcggctctgtggaaaatctctctgacagtcagagctcggtcagaaatgaaacgggaggcggcggcacagagcaacttaaaggcagcgagcggacggggcgagacatcctgctgtcagctcaccgcccctccagcctctctgtgtttctctctcctcattaactgtccgattccaattcaaccctggccctccagattcccagactggcctctttctgtcccgaagaCCGGGATGTTTGTTGTCGAGAAAGTTTCATCCGAATTGAAGACAGCAATTTGGATTTAAACCCGTTTTattgctgcactgatcgcgctctctcacccgatcgcggacattttctctgtttttcgattgaaatttgaaatcacatcaaacttgacgtttaattcccactttagacctgagcagggcagcagggcgatcctgtgacagggaaatctttgaattttacacaagagggact
Coding sequences within:
- the LOC139255826 gene encoding histone H1.C6/H1.C9-like: MQVFVVAAEMKIFSYLRWLTITQKKMSEAASWITVGKVLLLKPAAKKSPAKKPAAKKSSAKKPAAKKSPVKKAPTVKKTAKAAARKKAAAAKPKSPKKASGAKVKAAKKVEKPRAKAKSAKPKKATPTK
- the LOC139255812 gene encoding histone H4, encoding MSGRGKGGKGLGKGGAKRHRKVLRDNIQGITKPAIRRLARRGGVKRISGLIYEETRGVLKVFLENVIRDAVTYTEHAKRKTVTAMDVVYALKRQGRTLYGFGG